A window of the Butyricimonas virosa genome harbors these coding sequences:
- a CDS encoding FecR domain-containing protein encodes MDDKIEELLVKKVDGELSAKEEEFLSLWLAEDVEHERELQVFMAVRQRLSVLREEFRPDISGRLQLVKSRRKKRVHLGLWLRYAAIWILVAGVGGYLLWRDRESVEREHRMFAQVAVPGNERAYLVWANGEKVEINEMMRDTILTGTGGVIMRVDSNRVLHYESQDSLASRGNRMHKLVVPNGGEYRIVLEDGSVVWLNSASTLEIPEYFETGERRVRLTGEGYFKVKRDTERPFYVETERLNVRVLGTEFNLSAYKDDLMPSATLINGAVRVIECRGDSVMLKPGQQAVVGKKGLEVQEVDVAYITSWVDGKFHFEDARLEDIALRIARWYDVKISFQQEELKEVRFSGAMLKFRPLGDLIEMIEATSYVRFSVQGDSIVISRR; translated from the coding sequence ATGGATGATAAGATAGAGGAATTGCTGGTAAAAAAAGTTGACGGGGAGCTTTCTGCAAAAGAGGAAGAATTCTTGTCGTTATGGTTGGCCGAGGATGTGGAGCATGAACGGGAGTTACAAGTGTTTATGGCGGTGCGTCAACGGCTATCCGTGTTGCGGGAAGAGTTCCGGCCGGATATTTCCGGGCGTTTACAATTGGTAAAGAGTCGGAGAAAAAAACGGGTTCATTTGGGGCTTTGGTTGAGATATGCGGCAATATGGATATTAGTTGCCGGAGTTGGAGGGTATTTGTTGTGGCGTGATCGGGAGAGCGTGGAGCGAGAACACAGGATGTTTGCACAGGTTGCGGTGCCCGGTAATGAACGGGCTTATTTGGTTTGGGCAAATGGGGAGAAGGTGGAGATTAACGAGATGATGAGAGATACGATCTTGACAGGAACGGGTGGGGTTATCATGCGAGTGGATTCTAACCGGGTGCTACATTATGAAAGTCAGGATAGTTTGGCAAGTCGGGGCAATCGGATGCATAAGTTGGTGGTACCTAATGGTGGTGAATATCGGATAGTTTTAGAGGATGGTTCCGTTGTGTGGTTGAATTCGGCTTCAACATTGGAAATTCCGGAATATTTTGAAACGGGGGAACGAAGGGTGAGATTGACGGGGGAGGGATATTTTAAAGTGAAACGTGACACGGAACGTCCGTTTTACGTGGAAACGGAACGGTTGAACGTGAGGGTGTTGGGCACGGAATTTAATCTTTCTGCTTATAAGGATGATTTGATGCCTTCGGCAACATTGATAAACGGGGCGGTACGAGTGATAGAATGTAGGGGAGATTCCGTGATGTTGAAGCCCGGACAACAGGCTGTTGTCGGGAAAAAAGGGTTAGAGGTTCAGGAGGTCGATGTCGCTTATATCACGTCATGGGTTGATGGGAAGTTTCATTTCGAGGATGCCCGGTTGGAGGATATTGCGTTGCGAATTGCTCGCTGGTATGATGTAAAGATTTCTTTCCAACAGGAGGAATTGAAAGAGGTGCGTTTTTCCGGGGCGATGTTGAAGTTTAGGCCCTTGGGTGATTTGATCGAGATGATTGAGGCTACGAGTTACGTGCGTTTTAGTGTGCAAGGTGATAGTATTGTTATTTCAAGAAGATAA